One genomic window of Diospyros lotus cultivar Yz01 chromosome 8, ASM1463336v1, whole genome shotgun sequence includes the following:
- the LOC127808761 gene encoding cysteine proteinase mucunain-like, with translation MASSVFSASIVFCFLVLLGLSLAAHASAAAAGRSRQRTDGEVRAIYESWLVKHGKRYSALGEKEWRFQIFKDNLRFIDEHNSENRTYRLGPNRFADFTNEEYRSVYLAAKTGSRRSLLASNRSSRYASVDGESLPDFLDWRERGAVTPIKNQGSCGSYWAFSTVAAVEGINHIVTGNLLSLSAQELIDCETLNNEGCNGGVLDFAYEFIINNGGIDTDEDYPYRAAQGDCDDKLYLAKSKVVTIDSYENILENDEKALQKAVAHQPVSVAIEASGMAFQFYESGIFTGECGTELDHTVTVVGYGTENGVDYWILKNSWGALWGEDGYIRLERNVGGAGKCGIAAEASYPIKGNPTPVTPIPIPASSAPPPPSENFCEGYFTCQEISTCCCVSEAGKPCNSWACCPYENATCCADNQTCCPKEYPICDLSTRSCLMSNWRNPFRQVMAAKHVEAKHRGAFVNEGRARA, from the exons ATGGCCTCCTCAGTGTTCTCCGCTTCCATCGTCTTCTGCTTTCTCGTTCTCCTCGGATTATCGCTGGCAGCCCACGcttccgccgccgccgccggcaGATCGAGGCAGAGGACCGACGGGGAAGTGAGAGCCATCTACGAGTCGTGGCTGGTGAAGCACGGCAAGAGGTACAGCGCCCTAGGCGAGAAGGAGTGGAGGTTCCAGATCTTCAAGGACAATCTCCGGTTCATCGACGAGCACAATTCCGAGAACCGGACGTACAGGCTGGGGCCGAACCGGTTCGCCGATTTCACCAACGAGGAGTACCGGTCCGTGTACCTGGCGGCGAAAACCGGTTCTCGGCGGAGTCTTTTGGCGTCCAATAGGAGCAGCCGCTACGCTTCCGTCGACGGGGAGAGCCTGCCGGACTTCCTtgattggagagagagaggtgcCGTCACTCCAATCAAAAACCAGGGCAGCTGTG GGAGTTATTGGGCTTTTTCAACAGTTGCTGCAGTGGAGGGGATCAACCATATAGTGACTGGTAATTTGCTCTCGCTATCTGCACAAGAGCTGATAGATTGTGAGACATTAAATAATGAGGGATGCAACGGTGGTGTATTGGACTTTGCCTATGAGTTCATTATCAACAATGGTGGCATTGATACCGATGAAGATTATCCCTATAGAGCTGCACAAGGCGACTGTGATGACAAGTTGTATTTG GCGAAATCCAAAGTCGTTACAATTGACAGTTATGAGAACATTCTTGAAAACGATGAGAAGGCATTGCAGAAGGCAGTAGCACATCAGCCAGTTAGTGTTGCCATTGAAGCTTCTGGCATGGCATTCCAATTCTATGAATCA GGCATATTTACCGGTGAATGTGGGACAGAACTGGATCACACTGTCACTGTTGTTGGATATGGTACAGAAAATGGTGTAGATTACTGGATTTTGAAGAACTCATGGGGTGCACTTTGGGGAGAAGATGGCTATATCAGATTGGAACGTAACGTGGGTGGCGCTGGTAAATGCGGGATTGCAGCGGAAGCCTCCTACCCTATCAAGGGAAACCCGACTCCCGTCACGCCCATCCCCATTCCTGCATCTTCAGCTCCGCCTCCTCCAAGCGAAAATTTCTGCGAGGGGTACTTCACTTGTCAGGAGATTAGCACATGCTGTTGTGTCTCTGAAGCTGGAAAGCCATGCAACTCTTGGGCGTGTTGCCCTTACGAGAATGCCACTTGCTGCGCGGACAACCAAACTTGCTGCCCTAAAGAGTACCCGATATGCGATTTGTCAACACGCAGCTGCTTAATG AGCAATTGGAGGAACCCGTTCCGGCAAGTAATGGCAGCCAAGCACGTAGAGGCTAAGCATAGAGGAGCCTTTGTGAATGAGGGAAGAGCCCGGGCATAG